The sequence AGAACTTCCAGAAGAGCCGCGGCGTTCTCCGCCTGTTCTCCAGAATCCTCCGCGAGGTAGCCAAGCGCGACGTCAAGCCGGCCCTTATCACCGCTGGCGATATCAACTGGGCTGACTCCGGCGTCCAAAACGACCTGCTGGGCAGGCTGAACCTTGATGAGTTCAAGGCAGTAGTAAGGGCAGACATAGCCGGCCATGCCCAGGAACTGGATGGAGACAAGCCGGATGACGTTCACCGTCGCGTCGCATCTGCTCTGCTGCTTGAGAGCTTGCCCGTGGCTGCGACGACCGGACTCGACCCTGCAGAGGTCACGTTGGCCGTGCTGCGCCCCGAGGATGCCGGACCCGAACCGTCCGAGGCCCTCGACGGTCTCATTAGTCGCTGCTGGTACACGCACCTGACGACCGGTGGGCGCTGGCGTTTTCAGTTCGAGCCTAACATCAACCGCATCATCGAGGAACGGGCCGACAAGCTCGACCCTGCCGACGCATTGGCGAAAGTGAAGACCGACGTGCAGGCGTTCTACCATGGCCCTCAGTTCATGCCTGCACCGTGGCCACTTGAGCCCAGGCACGTTCATGACGAACCGAGGCTCCAATTGGCTCTGTGTGAGTCCGAGGACACGGCGAAAGCAGTTCTTGCGTACAAAGACAACTCCAATCCTGCCGCGCCGGAATTGCGCTCCTTCCGGAATGCCCTGCTGGCCATCTGCCCAAGCCCAGCGAAGCTCGACAGCGCCGCCCTGCATGCGAGGCGTCATCTCGCGGCCGAGGCTGAATGGTCGGAACGCGAGCGCTCTGCGTTGGACCAGGACAAACACATCCGCGACCAGCTCAAGAAGATTCGGCCCGACTTGGCCAAACGGTCACGGCTAAACAGCTACCGTGCATTCGACCGCCTGGTCCTGCCCGGCGGCAGGGTGCTATCCTTGACTGAAGAGATGCTCGTGTCCGACGAGCAGGCGGTCGCTCAGGCCAAAGGGCAGGCCAATCTGCTCCGGTTCCTGCAGGACAAGGGGCTGGTCTATCGAGACGACGAATCACTCGATGCGCCCTTCTTTGCTGCCAAGGTTCTACCGGGCACGACTCCGGCAGACGTGTCGGGCGAGACGTTCAAGACCAAGAGCGTGCAGGAACGTCTGTATGCAATGGCTGACCTGAAGCTCATACCCGGTGACCGATTCGTGCGCCAGACCATTCTGCGTGCTGTCGAATCGGGCAAATGCGTTCTGCGGTCTGCTGACGGCAGAGTATTCGACAAGAAGGGCTGCGTTGCGGGGCAGCCCGGACAGCGTCGGCGGTACCCGGACCGGCTTGACCTGTCGCAAGTGCGCATTGCCGATGACGTCATGGTCGCCAAAGCAGAGAGCAAGGTCGCGCAGGAGTGGGTGCGTGAGGACCCCGCAGAAACTGACAAAGGCAAGGGCGGCGGTGGCGGTGGTGGAGGTGGCGGCCCATTTACCCCCCCTCCTCCCACTGCCGGCCCCAAAGAGGCGCATGACTGGAAGACGGCAATTGAGCTAGCAGGCAAGTTCCGGCTCGTGACTCTCGTGCTTACGGCCGAGACGCCGGCTGATGCGAGGAGCATGATCGGACTTGCGCCCGGGCTGGGCGCCGAACAACCGCTACTCGATCTCCGCGTATCGGGTAGCCTGAAGGGCGGGGGCTCGGCCAACGTGGGCATCGGCAAAGTCAAGCAGACGAACTCGCTCAAACCACTGGACCTGGTTGAAACCGTCCACCGCGCCCTGACCGAGGGCGGTATGTACAAGGCCGACCTGAACCTCGACTATGGCGAAGGCCGGGCAGGAATGGCCCCTGCCCTCGAGACGGCGGCCAACGACGCTCCCGATTCGCTCAAGGTCTTTGCCAGGTTCAAGGAATGAGAGACGACAAGGCTCAGTTTGCCCTGAAGGTAGTGCGGCGTCGCTCCGGGCTAGCCGCGATAGTCGTGCGGCGCCGGCTCGACGACAAGCGTCGCGAACGGCTCATCCGCGTCGCCGCGCTATCGCCGCTCGCATTCAGCGCCGGGGCCGGACTCCTGCGTATGGCGGCAAGGGCCAACAATGGCTCTACACTGCTCACGCCCGGACCATTCGTGAAACTCGACCCGGACTGGGGTGCGAAGGTCGCCTGCTACTCGATGGTCTGTCGTGGCCTGCGCAACGCGGACCGGATGCGCCGGGCGGCCGAGAGCCTGCGCAATTCGGATCCGGCTGAGACAGCGTGGTGGTTCGGTGTGATGGGCCATCGCGGCGGCGTTCGGGCAGTGCGGGCCCTGCGAATACTGATCGAAGCGGTGAAGTGAAGACGCCTCCCCGCGTCCTAATTGAGGACTGGCTGCCGGCCGCAGCCATCGGCGTCGAGTGCATGCGCGAGCGTTCTACCGGCCAGCAGCCGCCAGACAAACGCTTCCACGTATGG is a genomic window of candidate division WOR-3 bacterium containing:
- a CDS encoding ATP-binding protein gives rise to the protein MPTTSKKMPWVPRPEVLKGELDDAIFGADFDAVVEGKTNAPEVYSNPKVFFQNTHPAKELKRIAELVFNRLADPKEAGAVVRLSTGFGGGKTHALIALYHLATNIRSKTLGTDLLPAAGRPSKVAVAAIDIGRAGTPIFAEHGAVKTHTLWAELAYFLNGRRLPRDFEDVDDITKQPHGALIERMFPDGPVLILLDELVKYMAGLADQPQKNLLRFLDNFIGIVVNRPQTVLVTTDPGNQPVYAQSTAGLAKVLAAAQAINEVEARRSSCFDPIQDETAKVINRRLFEDVDARAAHKASAQYCDTYKRVAQEHSELIPAEALTAKYAERVVECYPFHPRLVDTAQNVLGAIENFQKSRGVLRLFSRILREVAKRDVKPALITAGDINWADSGVQNDLLGRLNLDEFKAVVRADIAGHAQELDGDKPDDVHRRVASALLLESLPVAATTGLDPAEVTLAVLRPEDAGPEPSEALDGLISRCWYTHLTTGGRWRFQFEPNINRIIEERADKLDPADALAKVKTDVQAFYHGPQFMPAPWPLEPRHVHDEPRLQLALCESEDTAKAVLAYKDNSNPAAPELRSFRNALLAICPSPAKLDSAALHARRHLAAEAEWSERERSALDQDKHIRDQLKKIRPDLAKRSRLNSYRAFDRLVLPGGRVLSLTEEMLVSDEQAVAQAKGQANLLRFLQDKGLVYRDDESLDAPFFAAKVLPGTTPADVSGETFKTKSVQERLYAMADLKLIPGDRFVRQTILRAVESGKCVLRSADGRVFDKKGCVAGQPGQRRRYPDRLDLSQVRIADDVMVAKAESKVAQEWVREDPAETDKGKGGGGGGGGGGPFTPPPPTAGPKEAHDWKTAIELAGKFRLVTLVLTAETPADARSMIGLAPGLGAEQPLLDLRVSGSLKGGGSANVGIGKVKQTNSLKPLDLVETVHRALTEGGMYKADLNLDYGEGRAGMAPALETAANDAPDSLKVFARFKE